The Populus trichocarpa isolate Nisqually-1 chromosome 11, P.trichocarpa_v4.1, whole genome shotgun sequence genome has a segment encoding these proteins:
- the LOC18107166 gene encoding cysteine-rich receptor-like protein kinase 26 isoform X1: MASSRLFFSLCLLFVEVLALAKAQQPVDQPKMSYHDCVGKGNYTTNSTYQANLNQLLTSIYTNTEINNGFYNFSNGQDADTVYSIALCRPDISPDACRSCIRNASDSLVRLCPNFVEAIGGLDDCTVRYTNRSIFNRMEKGPYFWVYDDRVNVSDVVGFNQSRMTLLDRLRDEAAAGDSRYKYAMDQIAAPAPNFQTIYALVQCTPDLSASECRDCLYNASGLIPKCCDARQGGRVIYPSCNFRYEIDRFYDPSINSIPPPPDSTSTNTVPSPPASTSQGKKGMKRNVLIIISMVPIAVSVILIVCVCIFLRARRKQKGEEEEEEEEEAKDLNEMEDVELLQLDFGTVREATGNFSEDNKLGQGGFGAVYKGTLTSGQDIAVKRLSRTSGQGEIEFKNEVMLVAKLQHRNLVRLLGFCYEKEERILVYEFLPNSSLNNLIFDPVKRVLLDWETLYEIIDGIARGLLYLHEDSRLRIIHRDLKAANILLDENMNPKISDFGMARMFAMDQAQDSTSRVVGTFGYMAPEYVIRGHFSVKSDVYSFGVLVLEIVSGRKIGGRGIGDEGEDLLTYSWRKWNDGTPLDIIDPTLNDGPRNEIMRCIIIGLLCVQEKEALRPTMAQVSMMLSSYSVTLAAPSKPAFFMHREDSFPSPVNASRLIESDESRTRSSRWSNNEVSITELDPR, translated from the exons ATGGCTTCTTccagattgtttttttctctctgtctTCTGTTCGTGGAAGTTCTGGCTCTAGCTAAGGCACAGCAGCCAGTAGACCAGCCTAAGATGTCATATCACGACTGTGTAGGAAAGGGCAACTACACCACGAACAGTACTTACCAGGCAAATCTCAATCAACTCCTCACCTCTATCTACACCAACACTGAAATAAACAATGGCTTTTACAACTTTTCCAACGGCCAAGACGCGGACACAGTCTATTCAATTGCACTTTGTAGACCGGATATCAGTCCTGATGCCTGCCGCAGTTGCATAAGAAATGCTAGTGATTCCCTGGTAAGACTCTGTCCAAACTTCGTGGAGGCAATTGGAGGGTTAGATGATTGTACGGTACGCTACACAAACCGCTCCATATTTAATCGCATGGAGAAAGGACCTTATTTTTGGGTGTATGATGATCGAGTTAATGTCTCTGATGTAGTCGGGTTCAATCAGTCACGGATGACCTTGTTAGATAGGCTGAGAGATGAAGCAGCAGCAGGGGATTCTCGTTACAAGTATGCAATGGATCAAATAGCTGCCCCAGCCCCAAACTTTCAAACAATATATGCACTTGTACAGTGTACTCCTGATTTATCTGCTTCGGAATGCAGGGATTGCCTGTATAATGCTTCAGGACTTATTCCAAAGTGTTGTGATGCAAGACAAGGAGGAAGAGTTATTTATCCAAGCTGTAATTTTAGGTATGAAATAGACCGTTTCTATGACCCTTCGATTAATTCAATCCCGCCACCACCAGATTCAACTTCGACTAATACAGTTCCATCACCACCAGCTTCAACTTCACAAG GAAAGAAGGGCATGAAGAgaaatgtcctcatcatcattTCCATGGTTCCGATAGCTGTTTCTGTGATTCTTATAGTTTGCGTCTGCATCTTCTTAAGAGCTAGGAGGAAGCAGAAgggggaagaggaagaggaagaggaagaggaagctAAAG atttaaatgaaatggaaGATGTAGAATTGCTCCAACTTGATTTTGGCACTGTCAGAGAAGCAACAGGTAACTTCTCTGAGGATAATAAACTTGGACAAGGAGGATTTGGTGCCGTGTACaag GGCACTCTGACGAGTGGACAAGATATAGCTGTAAAGAGATTGTCTAGGACATCAGGACAAGGAGAGATAGAATTCAAGAATGAGGTCATGTTAGTTGCCAAGCTTCAGCATCGGAATTTGGTTAGACTCCTGGGTTTCTGCtatgagaaagaagaaaggatTCTTGTCTATGAGTTTCTCCCCAACTCGAGCCTCAACAACTTGATATTTG ATCCAGTCAAGCGTGTACTTCTAGATTGGGAAACCCTCTACGAAATCATAGATGGCATTGCAAGGGGGCTTCTTTACCTACATGAAGACTCTCGACTACGGATTATTCATCGTGATCTCAAAGCTGCTAACATTCTGCTAGATGAGaacatgaatccaaaaatctCAGATTTTGGAATGGCAAGAATGTTTGCTATGGATCAAGCTCAAGATAGCACGAGTAGAGTAGTTGGGACCTT CGGGTATATGGCTCCAGAATATGTTATCCGTGGACATTTCTCAGTTAAATCAGATGTATATAGCTTTGGTGTCttagttttagaaattgttaGTGGTCGAAAGATTGGTGGCAGGGGCATAGGAGACGAAGGAGAGGACCTTCTAACCTAT TCATGGAGAAAATGGAATGATGGGACACCTTTAGACATAATAGATCCTACCTTGAATGATGGTCCAAGAAATGAAATtatgagatgcatcatcatCGGATTACTCTGTGTTCAGGAAAAAGAAGCCCTCAGACCAACTATGGCTCAAGTTTCTATGATGCTTAGTAGCTACTCTGTCACTCTCGCAGCACCCTCAAAACCTGCATTTTTTATGCACAGAGAAGACTCGTTTCCGTCACCGGTGAATGCTTCAAGGTTAATTGAGTCGGATGAATCCAGAACTAGATCTTCCCGGTGGTCTAACAATGAGGTTTCCATCACTGAGCTGGACCCTCGATAA
- the LOC127904047 gene encoding cysteine-rich repeat secretory protein 38-like — protein sequence MAMAMAASKLLFFFCPIFIYLLVLSIAQADPLYHFCSKTGNFTNSSDYKSNLNNLLSSFSSNTKIDYGFYNDSYGQNNDKVTAISLCRGDKKPETCRSCITNSSQVLTQLCPNQKEAYIWYDDCMLRYSNRFIVGSMEFGPHFWMYNVNNVTDEKEFYEKLNVLLGNLTNLAALGDSRRKFATGNATTENSQQKMYALVQCTPDLTRQQCSDCLNQAIKLIPTCCSKSQGGRVVSPSCHFRYEKDPFYELVTTTPPPSPAPLSVLPPPPQATPAPLSVLPPPPQATADAVPPRASTAAKIAKTSAIVQTTIANVLPILLLLWSLQHV from the exons ATGGCAATGGCTATGGCAGCATCaaaattgcttttctttttttgtcccaTTTTCATTTACCTCCTTGTCCTCTCTATTGCACAAGCAGATCCACTTTATCACTTTTGTTCAAAAACTGGTAACTTCACTAACAGTAGTGACTACAAATCAAACCTCAATAACCTTCTTTCCTCCTTCTCTTCCAATACCAAAATCGACTATGGGTTTTACAACGACTCGTATGGCCAAAACAATGACAAAGTTACCGCAATTTCACTCTGTAGAGGAGATAAAAAGCCCGAAACCTGCCGAAGTTGCATCACTAATTCTAGTCAAGTGCTTACACAACTCTGTCCAAACCAAAAGGAGGCCTATATATGGTATGATGATTGTATGTTAAGGTATTCAAACCGTTTCATAGTAGGCAGTATGGAATTCGGGCCTCACTTTTGGATGTACAACGTGAATAACGTGACCGACGAAAAAGAGTTCTATGAGAAGCTAAATGTTTTGTTAGGCAACCTTACAAATTTAGCAGCATTAGGTGATTCACGAAGAAAATTTGCAACAGGAAATGCGACCACGGAAAACTCTCAACAAAAAATGTATGCACTTGTTCAGTGCACTCCTGATTTGACTCGGCAGCAATGCAGCGATTGCCTGAATCAAGCGATCAAATTGATTCCAACATGCTGTTCTAAGAGTCAAGGAGGGAGGGTGGTTTCACCTAGCTGTCACTTTCGATACGAAAAGGACCCTTTCTATGAACTTGTAACCACGACACCGCCGCCATCTCCAGCGCCACTTTCAGTCCTTCCACCGCCACCACAAGCAACTCCAGCGCCTCTTTCAGTCCTTCCACCGCCACCACAAGCAACAGCAGATGCAGTGCCACCAAGAGCCAGTACCGCGGCTAAAATAG CCAAAACATCGGCCATAGTTCAAACTACCATTGCCAACGTTTTGCCAATATTGCTACTTCTATGGTCCTTACAGCATGTATGA
- the LOC18107166 gene encoding cysteine-rich receptor-like protein kinase 44 isoform X2, with amino-acid sequence MTLLDRLRDEAAAGDSRYKYAMDQIAAPAPNFQTIYALVQCTPDLSASECRDCLYNASGLIPKCCDARQGGRVIYPSCNFRYEIDRFYDPSINSIPPPPDSTSTNTVPSPPASTSQGKKGMKRNVLIIISMVPIAVSVILIVCVCIFLRARRKQKGEEEEEEEEEAKDLNEMEDVELLQLDFGTVREATGNFSEDNKLGQGGFGAVYKGTLTSGQDIAVKRLSRTSGQGEIEFKNEVMLVAKLQHRNLVRLLGFCYEKEERILVYEFLPNSSLNNLIFDPVKRVLLDWETLYEIIDGIARGLLYLHEDSRLRIIHRDLKAANILLDENMNPKISDFGMARMFAMDQAQDSTSRVVGTFGYMAPEYVIRGHFSVKSDVYSFGVLVLEIVSGRKIGGRGIGDEGEDLLTYSWRKWNDGTPLDIIDPTLNDGPRNEIMRCIIIGLLCVQEKEALRPTMAQVSMMLSSYSVTLAAPSKPAFFMHREDSFPSPVNASRLIESDESRTRSSRWSNNEVSITELDPR; translated from the exons ATGACCTTGTTAGATAGGCTGAGAGATGAAGCAGCAGCAGGGGATTCTCGTTACAAGTATGCAATGGATCAAATAGCTGCCCCAGCCCCAAACTTTCAAACAATATATGCACTTGTACAGTGTACTCCTGATTTATCTGCTTCGGAATGCAGGGATTGCCTGTATAATGCTTCAGGACTTATTCCAAAGTGTTGTGATGCAAGACAAGGAGGAAGAGTTATTTATCCAAGCTGTAATTTTAGGTATGAAATAGACCGTTTCTATGACCCTTCGATTAATTCAATCCCGCCACCACCAGATTCAACTTCGACTAATACAGTTCCATCACCACCAGCTTCAACTTCACAAG GAAAGAAGGGCATGAAGAgaaatgtcctcatcatcattTCCATGGTTCCGATAGCTGTTTCTGTGATTCTTATAGTTTGCGTCTGCATCTTCTTAAGAGCTAGGAGGAAGCAGAAgggggaagaggaagaggaagaggaagaggaagctAAAG atttaaatgaaatggaaGATGTAGAATTGCTCCAACTTGATTTTGGCACTGTCAGAGAAGCAACAGGTAACTTCTCTGAGGATAATAAACTTGGACAAGGAGGATTTGGTGCCGTGTACaag GGCACTCTGACGAGTGGACAAGATATAGCTGTAAAGAGATTGTCTAGGACATCAGGACAAGGAGAGATAGAATTCAAGAATGAGGTCATGTTAGTTGCCAAGCTTCAGCATCGGAATTTGGTTAGACTCCTGGGTTTCTGCtatgagaaagaagaaaggatTCTTGTCTATGAGTTTCTCCCCAACTCGAGCCTCAACAACTTGATATTTG ATCCAGTCAAGCGTGTACTTCTAGATTGGGAAACCCTCTACGAAATCATAGATGGCATTGCAAGGGGGCTTCTTTACCTACATGAAGACTCTCGACTACGGATTATTCATCGTGATCTCAAAGCTGCTAACATTCTGCTAGATGAGaacatgaatccaaaaatctCAGATTTTGGAATGGCAAGAATGTTTGCTATGGATCAAGCTCAAGATAGCACGAGTAGAGTAGTTGGGACCTT CGGGTATATGGCTCCAGAATATGTTATCCGTGGACATTTCTCAGTTAAATCAGATGTATATAGCTTTGGTGTCttagttttagaaattgttaGTGGTCGAAAGATTGGTGGCAGGGGCATAGGAGACGAAGGAGAGGACCTTCTAACCTAT TCATGGAGAAAATGGAATGATGGGACACCTTTAGACATAATAGATCCTACCTTGAATGATGGTCCAAGAAATGAAATtatgagatgcatcatcatCGGATTACTCTGTGTTCAGGAAAAAGAAGCCCTCAGACCAACTATGGCTCAAGTTTCTATGATGCTTAGTAGCTACTCTGTCACTCTCGCAGCACCCTCAAAACCTGCATTTTTTATGCACAGAGAAGACTCGTTTCCGTCACCGGTGAATGCTTCAAGGTTAATTGAGTCGGATGAATCCAGAACTAGATCTTCCCGGTGGTCTAACAATGAGGTTTCCATCACTGAGCTGGACCCTCGATAA
- the LOC18107167 gene encoding cysteine-rich receptor-like protein kinase 26, with protein MDSLRLIVLFSFSCILLASLSIAQPDFLYQSCRNTENNYTANSTFQKNLDSLLSSLASNTQIDYGYYNFSAGQIGPDQVHAIVLCRGDILLNECRGCVSNSVRKILQICPNQKEAIGIYDFCILRYSNRSSFGVLDEEFIVYTWNRENASHVNLFSQALGNLIIRLRTAAASGTSLLKFATGNQTAGIITIFGLVQCMPDLSAQDCDDCLAGTFQQIRSCCDGQIEGKIGGRIVRGSCYLRFETYPFYRVTAATLAQLPLPPSPEAPPATENGNTTRKVVIIIVSILIFMAVVVITSIFLYCRRPKQEVKNFNENGGQECVQFRFASIRVATHNFSDDNKLGQGGFGAVYKGLLQDGQAIAVKRLARNSAQGEVEFKNEVLLVARLQHRNLVRLHGFCFEGTEKLLVYEFVPNSSLDQFLFDPSKRSLIDWEIRYQIIVGIARGVLYLHQDSQLRVIHRDLKASNILLDDQMNAKISDFGMAKLFQMDQTQDATSRIVGTLGYMAPEYAMHGCFSAKSDVFSFGVLVLEIITGRQNGSFNSEDEQEYLLTNAWESWNQGRTLNLIDPILKRVVSRRDVLIRCFHIGLLCVQEKVADRPTMASVILMLSSDSFVLPLPSRPPYCMHSAMEEQETSRPAQDIPSSREQPISTSSSLTNHESYPSDQSGIGHLESSIKEISNP; from the exons ATGGATTCCTTAAGACTAATagtgttgttttcattttcttgtattCTTCTAGCCTCGCTGAGTATTGCTCAACCAGATTTCTTGTACCAGTCTTGCAGAAACACCGAAAACAACTACACAGCTAACAGCACTTTCCAAAAGAACCTTGACAGCCTCCTTTCTTCTCTGGCCTCCAATACCCAAATTGACTACGGATATTATAATTTCTCTGCTGGTCAAATAGGCCCTGACCAAGTTCATGCAATTGTACTTTGTAGAGGAGATATTTTGCTGAATGAGTGTCGAGGTTGCGTTAGTAACTCTGTGCGTAAGATCTTACAGATTTGTCCTAACCAGAAAGAGGCGATAGGAATTTATGATTTCTGTATTCTACGATACTCCAACAGATCCTCGTTTGGTGTCTTAGATGAAGAGTTTATTGTTTATACTTGGAACAGAGAAAATGCCTCGCATGTGAATCTATTCAGTCAGGCACTTGGAAACTTAATAATTCGACTTCGTACAGCTGCAGCTTCAGGTACTTCACTTCTAAAGTTTGCGACAGGAAATCAAACGGCGGGAATCATTACAATATTTGGACTCGTTCAATGCATGCCTGATTTATCAGCCCAGGATTGTGATGATTGCCTGGCTGGGACTTTTCAACAGATTCGAAGCTGTTGTGATGGACAGATCgaaggaaagattggagggagAATTGTAAGAGGAAGCTGCTATTTAAGGTTTGAAACCTACCCTTTTTATAGAGTTACAGCCGCCACATTAGCACAGCTACCACTTCCGCCATCGCCAGAAGCACCGCCAGCTACAG AGAATGGCAATACAACTCGGAAAGTTGTAATCATCATTGTTTCCATATTAATCTTCATGGCAGTTGTAGTTATCACTTCCATCTTTCTTTATTGTAGGCGGCCAAAGCAAGAGGTCAAGA attTCAATGAAAATGGAGGCCAAGAATGCGTGCAATTCAGATTTGCATCCATCAGAGTTGCAACACATAACTTCTCTGATGATAATAAGCTTGGACAAGGTGGTTTTGGTGCTGTTTATAAG GGTCTGCTTCAAGATGGACAAGCAATAGCTGTAAAGAGACTAGCAAGAAATTCTGCACAAGGAGAAGTTGAATTTAAGAACGAGGTCCTGTTAGTGGCAAGGCTTCAGCATAGGAATCTAGTTAGGCTCCATGGTTTCTGCTTCGAAGGAACAGAAAAGCTTCTAGTATATGAGTTTGTGCCTAATTCAAGTCTCGATCAATTCTTATTTG ATCCAAGCAAGCGATCGCTCATTGATTGGGAAATACGCTACCAGATCATAGTAGGCATTGCTCGAGGAGTTCTGTACCTTCACCAAGATTCTCAGCTTCGGGTTATTCATCGTGATCTAAAAGCTAGCAACATTTTGTTAGATGATCAAATGAATGCTAAAATCTCGGATTTTGGCATGGCAAAGCTATTTCAAATGGATCAAACGCAAGATGCTACAAGTAGAATTGTGGGGACCTT GGGCTACATGGCTCCAGAATATGCGATGCATGGATGCTTCTCAGCGAAGTCAGATGTTTTTAGCTTCGGTGTGCTAGTTTTGGAGATTATTACCGGTCGTCAAAATGGTTCATTCAATAGCGAGGACGAGCAAGAATACCTTCTCACCAAC GCATGGGAGAGTTGGAATCAAGGAAGAACATTAAATCTGATAGATCCTATTCTCAAAAGGGTTGTTTCAAGGAGAGATGTATTGATAAGATGTTTCCACATAGGATTACTATGCGTCCAAGAAAAGGTAGCAGATAGACCAACCATGGCTTCAGTTATTCTGATGCTTAGTAGCGACTCTTTCGTTCTTCCATTACCATCAAGACCTCCATATTGTATGCACTCCGCTATGGAGGAACAAGAAACATCAAGGCCGGCACAAGATATTCCCTCCTCTAGAGAGCAACCAATATCAACATCAAGTTCATTGACTAATCATGAATCATATCCATCAGATCAATCTGGAATTGGCCATCTCGAATCCTCCATTAAAGAGATTTCAAATCCTTAG
- the LOC18109765 gene encoding cysteine-rich repeat secretory protein 38 has product MYSLRLIVLFSFSCVLLSSLSIAQPDFLYQSCRNTENNYTANSTFQKNLDSLLSSLASNTQIDYGYYNFSAGQIGPDQVHAIALCRGDILLNECRGCVSNSGRKILQVCPNQKEAIGIYDFCILRYSNRSSFGVLDEEFIVYTWNTENASHVNLFSQALGNLTSRLRTAAASGTSLLKFATGNQTAGIITIFGLVQCMPDLSAQDCDDCLAGTFQQIRSCCDGQIEGKIGGRIVRGSYYLRFETYPFYRVTAATLAQLPLPPSPEAPPAAGRP; this is encoded by the coding sequence ATGTATTCCTTAAGACTAATAgtgttgttttccttttcttgtgtTCTTCTATCCTCACTGAGTATTGCTCAACCAGATTTCTTGTACCAGTCTTGCAGAAACACCGAAAACAACTACACAGCTAACAGCACTTTCCAAAAGAACCTTGACAGCCTCCTTTCTTCTCTGGCCTCCAATACCCAAATTGACTACGGATATTATAATTTCTCTGCTGGTCAAATAGGCCCTGACCAAGTACATGCAATTGCACTTTGTAGAGGAGATATTTTGCTGAATGAGTGTCGAGGTTGCGTTAGTAACTCTGGGCGTAAGATCTTACAGGTTTGTCCTAACCAGAAAGAGGCGATAGGAATTTATGATTTCTGTATTCTACGATACTCCAACAGATCCTCGTTTGGTGTCTTAGACGAAGAGTTTATTGTGTATACTTGGAACACAGAAAATGCCTCGCATGTGAATCTATTCAGTCAGGCACTTGGAAACTTAACAAGTCGACTTCGTACAGCTGCAGCTTCAGGTACTTCACTTCTAAAGTTTGCGACAGGAAATCAAACGGCGGGAATCATTACAATATTTGGACTCGTTCAGTGCATGCCTGATTTATCAGCCCAGGATTGTGATGATTGCCTGGCTGGGACTTTTCAACAGATTCGAAGCTGTTGTGATGGACAGATCGAAGGAAAAATTGGAGGGAGAATTGTAAGAGGAAGCTACTATTTAAGGTTTGAAACCTACCCTTTTTATAGAGTTACAGCCGCCACATTAGCACAGCTACCACTTCCGCCATCGCCAGAAGCACCGCCAGCTGCAGGTAGACCTTGA